Within Anolis sagrei isolate rAnoSag1 chromosome X, rAnoSag1.mat, whole genome shotgun sequence, the genomic segment aagaaaaggaacccTAGAAGTCCAACTGTGTCCATTTAGTTTACATTTAGTATATAAATAGTGTCTAATATTTAACCCAAATCTAATTGAGTTACTAAATGGTAGTATCACTGTGCAGCTGCAAACTCGCCAGGCCTTCAAGAAGTCACAAGACTTCAGTGTAGCAggctgcactctggtaccacaagatgcagagctaaccttaagaaaggggggctacaaagtggagtccatgacatgcgagtgtggacaagagcaaaccacagaccacctactactatgcaacctgagccctgccacatgcacaatggaggaccttcttatagcaacgtcaggggcacttcaagtggccagcttctggtcaaaggacgtttagcataaagccaagtttttaaaattttgtttgtgttttaaaatgtactttaacTGTACCATCAACTTGCTTttgacaccataaataaatagtatagcATTATGTAAAGCCAATATGGGCATCTGaagactctagagcaggggtcctcaaactaaggcccgagggccggatacggccctccaaggtcatttacccggcactcactgagggtcaacctaagtctgaaatgacttgaaagcacaccacaacaacaacaatcctatctcatcagccaaaagcatgcccacattttcaattgaaatactaataagtttatgtttgttaaaattgttcttcattttaattattgtattgttttaaagtgtttgggaggttttttttgttttgttttttttgcactacaaataaaatatttattttgttgtatttgtatctTTGGTGTGGCCTCacgttagccaccccaagtcctctttggggagatggcggggtataaataaagtttattattattattattattattaggttcttgtggattttttcgggctatagagccatgttctagaggcatttctcctgacgtttcgcctgcatctatggcaagcatcctcagaggtagtgaggatgcttgccatagatgcaggcgaaacgtcaggagaaatgcctctagaacatggctctatagcccgaaaaaacccacaagaacctagtgattccagccatgaaagccttcgacaatacattattattattattattattattattattatttttctggacGCCTTTACATTCAGGAGTGGGATAAACAGAACCACaagttgtcgaaggttttcatagctggaatcaatgagttgctgtgagttttccaggctgtatggccatatttcacccacatctatggcaggcatcttcagaggtgaggtctgttggaaattaggcaagtgaggtttatattactgtgaaatgtccagggtggaagaaagaactcttgtctgcttgaggcaagtgtgaatgttgcaattggccatacTTGCCTGaatcagacaagagttttttctcccaccctggacattattccacacagatatataaacctcacttgcctagtttccaactgacctcacaacctctgaggatgcctgccatagatgtaggtgaaaagtctggagagaatgcttctggaacatggccatacagcccaaaaaactcacggAAACCCAGAACCATGAGTGTTTTGCCACttcttattgttttatttatatggtTCAAGAGCCCCAAATAAGTGACCCAGTAGAACATACCTGAATTGCAGCCCTTGGGTGGATGGATTCAAATGAAGATTTTGACAAGGAGTAGTGCAGCAAGTATCGAGAAAAAAACTCCATATGAATCTGAAATGTTCCTGGCTGTTTTGGAGACATGATTGCCAGGGGCCGGAGTGCAATTGAGTGACATAATTAAACTGAACCCTGTAACAGTATCTGAATGGTCAATCAATCTGTCACACTCAGCACTGTTTGTACAGCCCTTCATGGTCAATGGAAAGTTTGTTTCTCCTGTAAAGAGACATATCATAGAAAAGAATAGACATATAAATGTAATCATATTGAAAACATAAGGAGAATTGTGCTGCATTTCTGCAAATAACTCTTGCTCTGCTTTTTCTACCTAggggcactatttatttatttatttaccatatttatacactgcctttctcaccctgcaggcaTCTCaaagcagctttttttttttttggtgtcaggagcaacttgagaaactgcaagtcatttctggtttgagagaatcggctgtctgcaaggacattgcccaggggacacctggatgttttaccatcctatgggaggcttctctaatatctctgcatgagaagctggagtggacagatggaagctcaccccatttcccagatttgaattgctgacctttcATTCAGGAGTCCTgatgtcacaagggtttaacccattgtgccaccgggggcttacatgtgtaggcagcaattcgatgccatgcaaacatacataattaaaaaaacatatacattaaaaatcattCAAACATATCAAAACCTTAAAATCACTTATTTAACATCATGTAATCCAGTATCATAATCTGcagccattccaaattgtcattgcagTGTTCCATATTATCTTATTTCACTGATAGATTACTAATCAAATGCTTGGTTCCCCATCCCTGTCTTTAGccctttcctgaaggtcaggagagaggaggctgatctaatttcactagggagggagttccaaagccaaggggccactactgagaagatcctgtctctcgtccccaccaattgcatctgcaaaggaagtgggaccaagagcagggcctccccagaagatcataatctcctagctggctcatagagggatatatgttcagagaggtaaacgaAGCACTGCTCTTGTAGGATCTGACCAGGGCAGCTGATACCCAGTTGGCTTGGAAAtatttcattcatagggttgtaATAAGTCAacgttgacttgatggcagttaacaacaggaATATCAGTATAAGATGCAAAGTACAAAAATGACATATAGAGGTTGAAATCCTGTTGGTTAGCTCAAATTCGAATAgatccaatgtattgtcgaaagctttcacggccggaatcactgggttgttgtaagtttttcgagttgtatggccatgttctagaagtattctctcctgatgttttgcctgcatctgtggcaagcatcctcagaggttgtctttacatcgctgagcctggaaccccaggtctcggcggtggtcgggagagcttttgcacaattaaaacttgtgtgccagttgcgcccgtaccttgggaagtctgatctggccacgcactctacgtggggttgcctttgaagactgttcggaaacttcaattagtccagtgggtggcagctagattactcaccagagcatcatacagggagcataccacccctctgttatgtcagcacCACTGGatgccgatccaattccaagcacaattcaaagtgcttctcggtggtggcccctcacctgtggaactcactccccggggaaattaggtcatcgacatccctcctctcctttagaaggaaattaaaaacatggatttgggaccaggctttcgggtaatctggcggatagataagggacaagcgatgactagaattgatggattggacaatgtggaatttgaatttatggactctgagctggtaaacgttgagcactagattgtttttagggattgtgatgtataattgatttaattgttttaattactatttatatgtttttattttttaccttgttgtgccggcatcgatttgtgcctttttgtaagccgccctgagtcccctctcgggggttgagaagggcggggtaaaagtgcgagaaataaataaataaataaataaataaatagaacatggccatacaacttgaaaaacctacaacaacctagaatagatccattgaatcaattgctgaacaGTGAGTCAGCACACAAGTAAATCCAGATAATTCAGTCGATTTATTCTAGTagggactaacaattggatttaggccactgCTCAATAATAGTGCTTGCACCTTTTTGTTGAAACTTAACGATTGTTATAGCCTTTTTTTCACTCAATTGCAGCCAGCACATGGTTTTGCAAGAATTTTACATAAACTTGGGTGAACTGCCTGGTAGTCGACAGATTCTGATCATGCATGCCAGAATCTTATTGCATGAAGTTTGTATTATAAAGGACTTAATTCAACCTACCATCATTCCCAGTTGTGAACCTTAAAGGGTTATATTTCCCCTTTTCAGTTCTCCACCCCTTCAGTTTAGCTTTTGAAGTGTCAACATCACAGATGGAACTATAGCCACATAGGTAGGTTGGATGTCAGATAATTTTGATTCTATAGATGTCCATGAGTTTAGTTACCATGGGTGCTTGTCCCAGACACAGTAAAGCATTTATTTTGCTCTCCGGTACAATGGACCTGTTCCTCCACTCTGCATTCAAATCTGTTCCACTGCAAACAGCCTGGGCATACCAGCCCATTGGGGGTTTTATCCATGGGTGTCACTATGTAGATTTGAGATAGAAGAAGAAGTGTATTGCcaagaacattaaaaaaaatcaaatatttctcATGTTGGTCTTGTTTGAACAGGTGGCCACTTCGTGCAATGGTGAGAAGGAGAAGTGGGTTACTCCAACTTCTATGGGACAGTGAAACTGCCTTAAAATTTATTAGAACTGTCCAGGGGCTCTTCTTAGCACTCAAATCGAGAGTTCTTAACTCTAACCTTACAATATTCACTCCCCAGTATTCCCGTGATCCCAAGCCCTGGTTTTCTTCCCACTTGCCTACTGGCCAAAACGCTATTG encodes:
- the LOC132780176 gene encoding phospholipase A2 inhibitor gamma subunit B-like, whose translation is MPPQNMENLMMMSILATFIAPGASLECEICQAHASHSCVGRMETCPPAFDRCGTLLTEADLGVPVKGIMKMCMKSHLCDSKTVINMGQAGIASNQVSCCMENECKRFTPTLTPMDKTPNGLVCPGCLQWNRFECRVEEQVHCTGEQNKCFTVSGTSTHGETNFPLTMKGCTNSAECDRLIDHSDTVTGFSLIMSLNCTPAPGNHVSKTARNISDSYGVFFSILAALLLVKIFI